The genomic stretch TGCCCTTTTTCACAGAAGTAGTTTTGGCATGTCATCGTAGGAAAAGCAAaggtgtaaataaaaaaataatgaattctATTTACAGGAGCTGCTTCAGTTTAAAGATCCTGGAgatgtgcatgctggctcactgtcacgcCATTTGGGCTGGGCAATATActgatattatatcattattgtgatatgagactatatatcatctCGGATTTTGGATATCGCTATATTTTGATATAgtataagtgttgtcttttcctgattttaaaggctgcatcacagttaagtgatgtaattttcttaagttatcagactgttttacttgttccaatacttgcctttacccacttatcattacatccacattactAGTGGTTATATATCTAAAAtcttattgtgttaatattttgtgaaagcaccAACAGTCATCCCGACAATATTGTCCCAATATCGACATTGAGGTACTTGGTCCTAGCATTTATGATTCCTAGGATTTATAAAGTGtcacctgtgcttttccagtcaatgacaagtcaaaatgtctactgtgaaaaaggtctattaTATCACTTTAACACTGACATTAGTGCGTATACGCAGGTTTTTAAAGCGCTCACCAAAACAGGCGATTAAGTCCTTTCACACTGCCAGTAGACGAATTTgcgctgttgttgttttttcttgtgtcatCAGGGAACAGTAGAGGGAACTCGCTATGTTCGAGCGCTGCCTGAACAGAGACAAATTTAAAAGAATTAACAAGACAGCAGGCTTAACTTAACAACACACATCATAGCATTGCGCCTGAAGAGTGGCGAATATATTTGGTGTTCACCTGggtgttgtgttcacattacAGCCAATCGAAGGTGGACACAAGAAATACCAGTGGCTACTGCAGAGTCTATTGACCCGGTAGTGAATGccaattgtacacattcacattgaagacaaaagccagatgctAGCGTGTGTTTGTGGCTATTTCAACCAGTGTGCAAAGGGTATTACACAACTTATGTATGAGTTTCTTATGTGTAGTCCTCAATCCACACTATCACTCAATATCAGCCTCAATGAAAGAATGTTTTTCTAGTCAAGATCAGGAGGCTGCTGAATATGAGGGTTTCCTGCTCTACTATTTACACCTTTGCTAACACTCTGCAGTGTATGTAGATATATTTACAAAGATCAAGTTCAGTTGTGCAGGACCTTGTTGCTGAGATTTATTTCGCCACACAGTCATCCACATTCCCCTTGACAGGATGAATGCCCCGGTGCCCTGCCGACTGTGTAAAAATCACTTTCCAATGGAGGTGCGTTCAGCCTCGACAGATACATTAACATGCCTTGGCCTTATGCCACCCTATTAATCCACAGCTTGTTGGTACACGTTTGGACTGAGCTGCTTCTCTGGGGAACGACCAACCAGCCACAACAAGAAGAGTCCATATTTGGCCTTCAGAGGTGCTGCATGCTCACTGCACTGTGGGGAGACATATTTATCTGGGAAGACACAACCTTTATGTTCCATAGAccagaaacacatttacaaatataGTGAGACATGGAAATTAAACCAACCATCCATTGAATTAATCAGAATACTATTCTTCAGTAAAGCTTTTTCCTTGCTAGAACTGTAGAGCAGAACAAGGTTCACAAATAGAGCACGATTCTACAGAAAAGACCTCATTGAAAAGGTTAACCCTACGCAGGTATATTTGTCTCATCTCTTCTAACACACCGACAAACTATCAATCATTCCCCTGAGTTCAGAGGGATCATGTCTCTTTAAGATGTAaaacctgttttctttctcttacaTGGCACATTGTCAGAGGGCACGCTGCGTAACCCCAAGTTATCAAGTTCATGAGAAGGTCTCCGATGAAATTACGCAATCCCGCTTGACAAGGCAAGTCCAGGGCTTTCCTCAGTCTCTTTATTTCCCGACAATTTTCCACTTGAGCAGACGACCTCAAGTGTGAAGTGAAAGAGTAAAGAGAGGGATTTGATATCCAAGGGAAACGGTGCATGAATCCACTAGGGGTTGATAGACAGGGCAGGGGCAGCCATGCTTTTTACCCTTAGAGATTTCCGTGGGTCAAGGCTGTTACAGGGCCACATTCTCGCTCTTCTTGATCCTGTCAGGACAGACTGTCAGGCTGATGAAGAGATAGGCTGCAGATAGATGATGGCGTTGCACGAACACTGAGGCTGCAGTGAGCAGATACAGTAGTCAGACGCCAAAGTGACTTTGGCAGTTTGCTTCTGCTGATCAGATATGCGATAGACATGTGATTTAGGATCTTTTGACTCCCAAGTCAAACAAGAACCTGCTGATCATGAGAGTTGTGGAATGAGAGAAGAAGGAAGACAAATGCACATTCCCACGCAGGTAGAAAAACAGAGGTAGAGATGTGCCTGGATGCATGCAGACATGTCCCATCATACACATTActtggattttttaaatattttttgaagCACTCAAAGCATTTCTGGATAGATAACTAGCATTTTCCCCCATCACACATTTCTCTGTTCTTCCTCTGTGCTCACAAGAAGGTCTCTTCTCTCATGACGTCAGGACTATTATACTCCAGCGCCACCCCCCTTCAGGGATAAGATTTTACGATTGCAACCTGACACCGTTTCTGTGTCCTATAAGCGACAGAGCTGTAACTCACTTCAAAGGCAGGAGGCATCAAATCACAGTGCACCCATAAATTAACCTGTCGAATCTTGGCCAATGAGGAGGCAGTGCTAAATCTCAGCTGTCACGCTGGCGGCCAATGGAAAGACGATGGCAGTAAATCTGTCAGGGCCGCGTCTGTTAACGGTGTTGTGGTGTGGTTGGGGAATCCacggggagggaggggagaaagtgagaaagagtggatgacagagggaggagggaacaAACGGAGTGTTCACAGCTATGCAACGAGAAAAtgcttttctttacattctttGGCCCGGCTGATACAAAAATACATCCTCACATATTGTAGTTTAACAGTGGAAAGTGTGCAGAGGaattttttcaagcaaaacaaGACTAAACGcgggcagaaaaaaacagcagaaacagactATATGTCTCCTGATGGATGCAGTGGGAGTTGGATAACACCAGCAGAAACACTCATAAAGCTTTACAACCAGCATGGCTGCGTCTGATGTTGACTGTCTACAGTGAAAATGACTGATGGCCCTTCTTTAGTGCTCTTCTGCATCATTGCTACAGCAAAACTTAGTGTTGACTGTTTGATAACAGCAGTAACCGAGTAACCTCTGACTGCCATGACACTGCACCATCAGGAGAGTCAGCAGGCGCCCCGGCTAAACGCTACCCTCTGGATTACAGGGAGTGTCCAGTGGAGCCCATCCACTAACCAGATGTGCCCCAGTTGTGCGGCTTCAGAGGATGATGAGTTGCCCCTGCGGCACAGCAGACCTGAGCAACTATGTTTGAGGATTTTTGTTTTGCCACGGAGAAACACAACATGGTGCTGCTGCATCTAACCAGCACCAGCTTTGACCAGAGAGTGTTTTCACCTCCACTATCACTCTTCTGAAGCACACTTTCAGTAAAGAGTAATGCACTGCACTGGCACAAGAGAACTGGGgggagagcagcagagggaaaACACATCAGGTAGAATATTTCCTCGATTAACAATGCCCTTGGTGGTGCACTTTCATTATCCTATCAAAGTTGAACATTTTCATGTAATAAATCTTACAGGTATCATAAAAAGAACTGGTTCTGCAAAGGCAATGCTATTCCAACCCAAAGAAAAAAGCTTTCCCTTAACAAAGCCCACAATTTTTTCAGCAACCTGTAACGACATCCAATAAACCAGCCACATTTGTGGTGACATTTTTATCTtacatcaacaaaaaaaattaaacattagcATCAGAATTTACAGTCATCTTATGTCATTACTatgaatactttttttttcttcagaaacATAAACAACGTGTTGAGTTATGGCAAAGGCAGGCAGGAGTGCAATGGTGGAGGTGTTGTTTTTGGCTGGCTTTTCCTCGAGCGGCCATGATTCTCTATTCTATGGGAATCCATAAACAGACCCGGAGAGGGCAACTGGGGCCATAAACCACATCAGGCTGCTGAGATGCTGCTGAAGCGAGGGGAGCAGGCCTGGGCTCATACCTCTTCCTctatgcacgcacacacaaccacacgcGCTTTCAGCAGCCTTTAATGACCTATTTCAAAATGCTATGTTAACAATGATTCTGCAGATACGATGccagtttaatttatttttaaaacggAGTAAATGCAGCTCAACAATAGATGTACTGATCTCCTTTTCCAAACATGTTAACATCATTACGATAAGTCTTATCTGCTGGTTGGAAATGTGAAAGCAGTAGAAGTAAAATAGCCTTGTTAATTTTAATACACTTGGTCATTAAACATCATGTGGGTCTTGGCCTTTGTCCTGCTCAGACAATATAATGGCACTTCCTTTAATATGTTTACTGTATTGGATCCAACATGCTGTCATTGTTTTCCCCAGTGTTGTTTCTCTTCGGCAGGGCAAGCCATTGGATGGGTGCTCAGGCCCATTGACTATGACATAAAGACTCTGTAAGCTTACAGATGATGATAATTTATTGACTCTAATTCACACAgtacgctcacacacacacaccgaagagaaagagagagactcTTTCACTGTATGCATCGATCAATTACAAGGCTCTAGCCCACACGTCTCTGACAATTTTACTGCATGTTATGTACAGCATGTCAAGCCATGGCGTTTCAAACTGTTATACTCATGCCTgtataattaatataaattaCCTCGCTGGTTTTTTATGATGGTGCAACTGTAATTAGTGGATGAAAGCAAGTCACAGCACCCTCGATGGTGCTGCAGGGCTATCTTGATGAAAAGCGAGGGGTCTGGACAGGCACCTTGGGTGGGATCGGTTTTAACCCTCTCTGCTTCCCGCCATGCCCTCGCTGGGATCTCATCTAATCACATTTACTGCTGTCTGCTTCTGCTAACCCCGTCCTCTTTAACCTTCATGTTTCCTCCCCTTCACTGAAACCACACGCTGAGACAGAAGCTGTCCTCATTATACCAACAAACTGGTGCGATAACAGTAAACTGGTACGATAATGGAGTCCATTTATAATGATTACTTGTTCCTTTCTTACTGCCCTTTCTCCAGTAAAAACACTTAGTGAGTGGCATCAACATAGACTCCGTTCATGCTATCTGTGCAGCCATAAAGAGCCACAGATTCAAGGGCTGAATCAAACTGGAGCACAGCCAAGACAATAGGTCTACAGGTCAGAGCCAATAACAGTTTCATTCACTACACTCCTCTCTGTTATGTGAAAACATCAACTCACATGCTTGCATCcaggcacactcacacacattcagctgCTTTGTTCTGTatcagctgctgtctgccagCAGTTAACTGTGATTGATACACAACATGGagtgagcttttttttttttagtgttttagaCATTTAACCTAAAAAAGAGAAGAGGTTATTTTATGGTATTCAGAAGATCATTTGCAAAATGTTTCTCATGTATAGAGATACATGCTATGTTGATATACGGTATAAGAAAAAATTAGGAACTTATTGTGTAACAAAGAATAGCTACGGTGTAGAGCTTTATTTGAagtaaaatttttaaaaaaaacaaagatccCTACATGCTCAGTTGTATTCAGGAACATTACCATTAGCCCTTGGTTTAACGCAAATCCAGAGGACAGACTTTGTTGTGTGAGTTTCTGTCATGTCTACGAGGATGTAAAGGATGAACTTTTAACTAAAATATCCTCCATTTATACTGATTTCTTTTGgctaaatgatgatgaaaaactTGAGTTGGGCTTCAGGAAGGGAATCATTTTTTGTACCCTTTGTCAAGCTTGGAAGAGAAGGCACATTATCCTGTTTAAGACTGAGCTGCAAAATAAACTGTagttttgaaataaaatgaaaactaattaaatgtttaattgcCGCAACTGTACTTTTGGTgtctatataaatatatgaggGTTGGGCACTTTGTGTGcatcacacaaaaatataagaaatgaaatcaataaatacttttatttttctattttttctaaATTGAGCTGGGCAAATGAAATCAATTAAGTGCCATGGCCTGGAATACTTCACGTATTTTACTTctaacagaaacacaaagcatAAAGACTGTGCACACATTTTCTatcctttgtgtttgtgattgaTGGAAGCAGCTTCCATCAAAGAAGAACCACAAAGATTTAGCTGATTATTTGACAGTGGAAGATGTATAAAATTTCCCATCGGGCAAATAAAGGGTGAAATGCTCTAATTTACCTTCTGCATTCCAACATTACCAATTATGCGTGTGATCAATTCTGCAAACTGCTCCAGGCCATAGACTTCTTCTACATCAAGAGCACTTATTCACTTTGATGTCAAACTTATTTAGACATAGATaagtgagagaaaaatgagCTGGCAACATGCCAATTTGTGATAGGGCTACAAACTGGGGCTTAATGACTTTCGAGTCAGGCCAACAGACATGCCACGGCATGCCAAGTACAGTACGAGGAGGGAGGACACATGATCTGAAACAAGGCCTGCTAGCTCTTATGGTTCAAATTAGGCATGGTGGCAACCAACACAAATCTCTGCTAGCCTAAAATACCTTCTCAGTAATCTGCCTGAGAGCATATGGGGATACCTACAGATAGATCATTTCTTCTCCTGTAATATGCAGCAGGTAACACCGTGATGTAGTGCCCATTCTCACATGCGTTCCTCTCCAGAGCGTACCCTTAATTTGCATCAAAATGAGTGTATGAGGCTAGTGTGTGATGGGGGGGTGCACACACGTTGAGGAACACAATTCATGATGCACAAAGCAGCTCTCTACGGAGTAGAAATGAATCAAGTATAACTCCATAAAACTTATCTGCATGTCACAGAAACATAGTACGGCAGTAGCTCCTGATCATAACCGCATGAATGAGTCTCCtcccttctctacctcctcgTCTACGGCTCTAATGTACCTCAGCCTCGCACTCTGCTGCAGACACCAGGAGATGGAGCCCTCGCTCTAGTGTTTCTGGCTCTGGCTGAGGTCTTGCAGAACAAAGACCGTGTAGCATGGCACCTCTGAAATAAGGAAACACCAACTCTTAAAAGCCAGCACATTTTGCAGATATAAAAACTAtgacaaatcattttaagaGCATGAAATCTGCTCTACAGTTCAACACACAGAAGGAAGAAGTGTTAAGACATATCACAGCTGATCATAAAACAGTGtcaacaaacatttattaaaagtATCAGATGATGGAAGATCTCCGTTCAAAACATACCTCTGGGTTCACAGGTACGACAACAGTACTGGTTTTAAGTTTTAATCGcaatatttttgtaatttaaatgaTAGAGGTAGTGCCTCAATACTCTCTACAGTAATCTGGAGTTAACAACAAGGTGCTGTCATACAGGATTTAACTCTTGTTCAAGGAGACACATGGAATGTTGCCACAGGCCATAATGAGGTTTATCGATGTTTCATAGACAGATAGGTCTGTTTAATAAACACCCAGGTTCTGtaatgacaaaacaaagaaacaaaaacaggcgGCCCTGGTACTGGAATGTACGCCACATCTTATCCTCATGTTGATTATGTCTTACAATGCAAGCCTGTgcataaagagaaaaaaagaaactttgtCAAGCAGTAGTCCTGGGAGTGTGACTGGATCAGCCACCGGTCATCCTCACAGCTTTGATTGAAGGAGTGGAAATCGGAGGGATAGGAGTATGTGGATCAGTGCCATGAAGACTGGGCTGAACAGCGGCTCACTGGTAGACTGGTGCAGGAGTGACTCTATCGTAGGAGAGACCACTTGATCTGTTCTTTGGCAGACTGAAGAACCTGTGGAAGACAACCGAGTTTTATCAAGCAGATCactctaaaaacaaacatttaactgCACCAGCCAGTGTACGAATGGCTACAGTGTGAGATACCAAGGAAGTatcaaataacacaaaatcaaaatggaGTTGCTTTTTGTTGATGAGACTGAAGGAAAGAGCGTGACGAAAAGTTGCACATAATTgtcaaaaacagaacaaaggaGCACGAACGAGTAATGTAAATGAAGAGAAATATGCAAGACCTAATTAATCATCTTAATTCATTGAATGATAGCTGAATCATAACCATAAAGTATGGGGATTGGGGACAGCCATTAATCACGGCCAGAGGAGGGATGGCGGTAGCCAGTCTCAGGCCTCTTAAATGACAACATTAATCAAGAGGAgctcacacacaggcagactcATGTAGGAACTAAAAGACAAGAACCACTGTTGGCTACCTACCACCAAATTATTAGTAATCATGTACACGGTCATGCATGCAAGACAGTGCAATATATGACAAGCTAAAGGCGAGTGACAAAGTAGGAGTAGAGGAGAATGACACTGTAACAATGCCCTTGTATTCATAGGATCTGTAGTAACATGTTTTAACAGTCAATAAACTAATGGAGCTTTTACACTTTatagcagagagaggagcaaggaatgtttttctcacctgtgtgaccGTTTGCTCTGTCAAAGGCACATCATCCCCCTGCAGAAACAATTATGTCATGTTTACAAGATGACATAACCAACATCAAAGTATGttgaatatttctgagtgtAGAGGAGAGGAGCTTACTCTGAGAGCCACACGGTGCACAACTTGCTGCGGGTCACTCTCCAGAATCACCCTGCAGGAGGcagcaaagagacagaaaagagcaGTCAGATCACCTCTGCATTATCTTCTGCACTAATGGATGCAATATGCACACAAGACTGTCCTGGCTGACGGTGGAGGCTAAATTTAAAACAAGCCTCATCTTCTTTTGCTCCAGACTACACAAATTCTGAACCGACTTTTTTATGAATTTGACAGAGTACCAAAACCCAGTTAAAGACGGACCCATTTATTGCTCTATTTGTGCTCTCACCTGATCCTCTCCAAATGAACTCTTCACAATCAGGAATAGGGCTGCGCAATTAATCGCAAAAAATTGAAATCGCAATATGACTAAGTGCAACATCCAAATTGCAAGAACTGCAATTATCTTataaaaaggtcaaatgtgtcacaaaacagtgttttaatgaaatgttgtagtgttgcagagatgctctggcacacaaagcttgttctccagatgtaataaaacatgtttgtttggcagagaccgGGATAAATGCCACATCATcattttactagtttttcaatgataatgaaaactgtgatgtaaaatttaatcatccataataatcatgaattatatcgCAATCACGTCATCTGTCAAAACAATTGCAAGATCACTTTttgaccatatcgtgcagccctaatcagaaataatatatatatatatatatatatatatatatatatatatatatatatatatatatatatatatatatatatatatataaaatataatataagcCTTTATGTCTAATTCCTCTGGAAATATCCATAACCCCTATCTGTATCTCTGTGGCTTAAGGATGCAATGTCTTTtcttaaattagaaaaaaaaaaaaagtttaacagTGAAAGGCAGCTCTCCTCGGTTTACCCAAAAATGGAACTTTTTCATAAACTACTTTAGTTCCTTACCAACCTTGTCCGTGAACTAATTTCCCCCACACTgaatgtgtcacacacacaaaaaaaaactgaaattgtgAAAAGAGATAACTGCCTATTTTTAGCAGATTTACCAGCGTTTAAAAAGCCTGCATATATGCGCTAATTTCGGTGTCAAAGTGGTACTAGAGAAAAAATGCTGCGTTAACACCgcagtctttttttaaaggagatatGACTTCGCATCAAAAGTTTCAAGCCACTCAATTCTTACTTACCCTCCATCTACAATTTCATCCACAGCCAGGAAGAGCCCCTCCATATTCTCCAACAGAGCCCTCCTCTCAACATTTTTTCTACAGAGTAATAACAAATATACATGTCAAGCTTAacttttaaacaacaaaaataaatttatGGAAAAAGTTTAATTGCAGTTTTGTAGAATAAAGAACAGCTGCCAAGACATACCTCAACATCTGACTGAGCGAATCAAAAAGGCAATTGAGAACAGCCATAAGCATAAGCTGTTGATAATAAAAGAATGTATTAGAATCTGTTCATTTCTAATGGGCTCCCATTGTTTTTCTATCATCTGgggataaaaacaaatcagtcacgAAACAATCACTTGTTATGGAGTTAACAATATTTTCTTTACACCTTAAGGTGCCTCATTTCTTCTACCTAAGGCAAACTTTATATCCATCTGAACAGCCTGTTATAAATATCAGACACATAAACtgtacaacaaaaaaacaaaaacattttacaatgGATGACTTATGGATTGTTACTTTAATTACAAAGTAAGTATTCTATgtttgtaaaatataaaaagcaaaTATAGACAGATTAGTTCACATCGACAGACATTATTATTTAGATTgtttaacaacataaaatgcATGCACAATATTGATAGGGCAAAGAAAACCCACATAATAGACACATCATTTGATCTGATCTGAATACAGTTTGTCATTATTGTCATCTACACAACCACAAATGTCATGTAGAAATACTATGTGCTTTGCTCTAAATAggttaaaatattatttcacAACCACAATTTTGAAACCAAGTTGTAGTTGGTGAAAGGTTAAAAAGATTTAATGAATGCATTATGGGCTGGGCAAAATTAAGACTCATTGTAAGAGGCAGCTCAAGCTTGTGAATAATTAAATTGGAATATCACATTACACTGGGGAAACAGTGGGCAACACTGGGAAAATCAGTGGTCAAAAGTTACTGTTTCATCTCCTCTGATTCAAACCATCACATTAGCTGTAAGAGACAGGATGGGATTACTAACACTTTTGgtaaattgtttttgtgtggaTTTGTTCATTGCTCAATAGTTGGGTTTCAACTCTTATTTAATCATGCTTCGTTACAAAATCCTAAAATCCGGCTTACCTCATTTTCATGGGAACTTCCAATCACATAAAAGAAGAGGTCTATGTTGCTCTTGTAGACAACAGTGAGGCCCTCAAGTAGTGCTATCTCACCTGAGGACACACAAAAAGCAACAATGCATGTTATTGACACGAACTGAAGCGGTAGAAGTGACTCcttattattatatattcttTATTATGGTAAACACAGCTTACTG from Pagrus major chromosome 7, Pma_NU_1.0 encodes the following:
- the copz1 gene encoding coatomer subunit zeta-1 translates to MDSPILEPSLYTVKAVLILDNDGDRLYAKYYDDTYPSVKEQKAFEKNIFNKTHRTDSEIALLEGLTVVYKSNIDLFFYVIGSSHENELMLMAVLNCLFDSLSQMLRKNVERRALLENMEGLFLAVDEIVDGGVILESDPQQVVHRVALRGDDVPLTEQTVTQVLQSAKEQIKWSLLR